A genomic segment from Brassica napus cultivar Da-Ae unplaced genomic scaffold, Da-Ae ScsIHWf_2356;HRSCAF=3042, whole genome shotgun sequence encodes:
- the LOC125600660 gene encoding uncharacterized protein LOC125600660 → MSDSILEKATSALSEAAKTDVFKDAVDNVVSRGIEGGKSLLHNLEEKKGEVSSKIVGAVSQFTGGGADSSATTADRDLPVSTDNQPLLASRETATPWWKSCCEILDLLKASSSSSSN, encoded by the exons ATGTCCGACTCCATTTTGGAAAAGGCCACCTCTGCTCTCAGTGAAGCCGCCAAAACCGATGTCTTCAAGGATGCAGTGGACAATGTTGTCTCAAGAGGCATTGAAGGAGGCAAATCCCTGCTGCACAATTTGGAGGAGAAGAAAGGTGAAGTCTCCTCCAAGATCGTTGGAGCTGTTTCACAGTTTACCGGTGGTGGCGCCGACTCCTCAGCCACAACCGCAGACCGTGACTTACCAGTTTCAACAGACAATCAG CCACTCCTAGCGTCCAGAGAGACGGCAACGCCATGGTGGAAGAGCTGCTGTGAAATTCTAGATCTTCTCAAggcatcatcatcctcatcatctaACTAG
- the LOC125600659 gene encoding peroxisomal and mitochondrial division factor 2-like, which yields MAEERSLNGEDDSFFDSDQNNDEISKRIESLTAEIEEMRGSEAKARRKMGEMEREIDKSEEEKKVLEAIAERSSELEAEKARLLQELVTAKAEKEEAEKEAEKLRDAISHKGDGIEELEKEVDELRMAKEENERRMKELEAKLNALEAKELEERNKKVRAGEEMRDRIDNKEKEVDELKEKVKSLESNVAEGRAEVEKWRTEKKVVEDTLRESEKRVAGLESEIVELERQMDESEKMISGLKNMVEPVNGVEAVRSWSPGAVSGVSGGAMAAVAVVAVAGAAVVLYVYRSKKA from the coding sequence ATGGCGGAAGAGAGGAGCTTGAACGGCGAGGATGACAGTTTCTTCGATTCCGAtcaaaataacgacgaaatcaGCAAGAGAATCGAGAGCCTGACGGCGGAGATCGAGGAGATGAGAGGATCCGAAGCCAAGGCGAGGCGCAAGATGGGGGAGATGGAGAGGGAGATCGACAAatcggaggaggagaagaaggttCTCGAGGCTATAGCTGAGAGATCCTCCGAGCTCGAGGCCGAAAAGGCGAGGCTTCTGCAAGAACTCGTTACGGCTAAGGCTGAAAAGGAAGAGGCTGAGAAGGAGGCGGAGAAGCTCAGGGATGCGATTTCTCATAAGGGGGATGGGATCGAGGAGCTGGAGAAGGAGGTTGATGAGTTGAGGATGGCTAAAGAGGAGAACGAGAGGAGGATGAAGGAGTTGGAGGCAAAGCTTAATGCTTTGGAGGCGAAGGAGTTGGAGGAGAGGAACAAGAAGGTGAGAGCGGGGGAGGAGATGAGGGATAGGATTGATAACAAGGAGAAGGAGGTTGATGAGTTGAAGGAGAAGGTGAAGAGTTTGGAATCTAATGTGGCTGAAGGGAGAGCAGAGGTGGAGAAGTGGAGGACGGAGAAGAAGGTCGTGGAGGATACGCTGAGAGAGTCTGAGAAGAGAGTGGCGGGTTTGGAGTCTGAGATTGTGGAGCTGGAGAGACAGATGGATGAGTCTGAGAAGATGATTAGCGGGTTGAAGAACATGGTTGAGCCGGTTAATGGCGTAGAGGCTGTTAGGTCGTGGTCGCCTGGGGCTGTGAGTGGTGTTTCTGGTGGGGCTATGGCTGCTGTTGCGGTTGTTGCTGTGGCGGGAGCAGCTGTCGTCTTGTATGTTTACCGCTCGAAGAAGGCTTGA